The following proteins are co-located in the Haliotis asinina isolate JCU_RB_2024 chromosome 13, JCU_Hal_asi_v2, whole genome shotgun sequence genome:
- the LOC137260374 gene encoding atrial natriuretic peptide receptor 3-like, with product MIVLPFLALCCGFTVPVKTYLFKAAVLLPFDDSRLFSMSRIEPAVALAVHNLRKKKTMLHRHHISVHYEDTKCDISHGINKAIELYMRHEVHVFFGPVCDFAAAPVARQARFWNLPVISGGAMARDFSLYKDGTYSHLTRVGPVNFESLSDFFDRVLNHFGWNRLKLLYQSNGQDKYVTGFCHLATEALHYGLEDLNPNMDQDYFRLDGAKDLDEIIKHEVGLSYSGC from the exons ATGATTGTGCTGCCATTCCTTGCACTGTGTTGTGGATTTACTGTACCAGTCAAAACGTACTTGTTCAAAGCTGCAGTGCTTCTTCCCTTCGATGACTCCCGTCTGTTTTCCATGTCGAGGATCGAGCCCGCTGTCGCTCTAGCAGTACACAACTTGAGGAAGAAGAAGACGATGCTCCACAGACATCACATCAGCGTCCATTACGAGGATACTAAGTGTGATATCTCCCATGGCATAAACAAAGCCATCGAGCTTTACATGCGGCACGAAGTACACGTGTTTTTCGGACCCGTGTGTGACTTTGCCGCGGCCCCTGTTGCACGTCAGGCTCGCTTCTGGAATCTTCCAGTTATTTCTGGGGGTGCTATGGCTCGAGATTTTTCTTTGTATAAAGATGGTACCTACTCGCATCTGACAAGAGTAGGTcctgttaattttgaatcaCTGTCGGATTTCTTTGACCGTGTTCTTAACCACTTCGGTTGGAACCGCCTGAAACTTCTTTACCAGAGCAATGGGCAAGATAAATACGTGACTGGATTCTGTCACCTAGCCACAGAGGCTCTCCATTATGGCTTGGAGGACTTAAACCCAAATATGGACCAAGACTACTTCCGGTTAGATGGCGCCAAAGATTTGGATGAGATCATCAAACATGAGGTCGGCCTCTCCTACTCAG GATGTTGA